A genomic segment from Thermoleophilaceae bacterium encodes:
- a CDS encoding PilZ domain-containing protein: MIGRLFGRGGAEPPAPAAGGGQEVTVWIRGLGRTGGEVVVISGRSAEIALAVDPRFGDDTIDTADAVVEHTAPRGLYRQTGSVWFGARNHVSFTPSQEASLVQRRDYVRLPLHLTVGATLQGAAAERELVAIDVSASGLLLGRTADAPLEEGNTVWLSIQLDDGMPPIAPRGTVVRGAEEGTRGVRFDYITDDDQERLARFVLREQLRLRREGKL, encoded by the coding sequence ATGATCGGACGACTTTTCGGGCGCGGCGGAGCTGAGCCACCCGCTCCCGCGGCGGGCGGGGGGCAGGAGGTGACCGTCTGGATCCGCGGCCTCGGCCGCACCGGCGGCGAGGTGGTGGTGATTTCCGGCCGCAGCGCCGAGATAGCGCTCGCGGTGGACCCGCGCTTCGGGGACGACACGATCGATACCGCGGACGCGGTGGTGGAGCACACCGCGCCGCGCGGCCTATACCGGCAGACGGGCAGCGTCTGGTTCGGCGCGCGCAACCACGTGAGCTTCACGCCGTCGCAGGAGGCCTCGCTCGTGCAGCGCCGCGACTACGTGCGCCTGCCGCTCCACCTCACGGTTGGCGCGACATTGCAGGGCGCGGCGGCGGAGCGCGAGCTCGTGGCCATCGACGTGAGCGCGAGCGGCCTGTTGCTCGGACGCACGGCCGACGCACCGCTCGAGGAGGGCAACACCGTCTGGCTCTCGATCCAGCTAGACGACGGCATGCCGCCGATCGCTCCCCGCGGAACAGTGGTGCGCGGCGCGGAGGAGGGCACCCGCGGCGTGCGCTTCGACTACATCACCGACGATGACCAGGAACGCCTGGCCCGCTTCGTGTTGCGCGAGCAGCTGCGCTTGAGGCGGGAGGGGAAGCTGTGA
- a CDS encoding cupin domain-containing protein, translating into MSEQAALFLQANEGRSVSLRGTTVGFKVESSQAAGASFQEWVAAPGFDTGLHVHERLEESWYVLDGELEFRAGDETLTAGPGATVFVPPGVPHAFANRSEAPAKFLLITSPPTHDRYFDELADILAADGPPDGEAIAALRKRYDTEQLSTLSTSRA; encoded by the coding sequence ATGAGCGAGCAGGCAGCCCTTTTCCTGCAGGCGAATGAGGGTCGGTCGGTGTCACTGCGCGGCACCACCGTCGGGTTCAAGGTCGAGAGCTCACAGGCTGCTGGCGCGAGCTTTCAGGAGTGGGTTGCGGCGCCCGGGTTCGACACGGGGCTCCATGTGCACGAGCGGCTCGAGGAGTCGTGGTACGTCCTCGATGGCGAGCTCGAGTTCCGCGCCGGTGACGAGACCCTCACAGCGGGCCCCGGCGCCACTGTGTTCGTGCCACCGGGTGTGCCGCACGCGTTCGCCAACCGCAGCGAGGCCCCGGCGAAGTTCCTGCTGATCACCTCGCCGCCCACGCACGACCGCTACTTCGACGAGCTCGCCGACATCCTCGCGGCGGACGGGCCGCCCGATGGCGAGGCGATCGCCGCGCTGCGCAAGCGCTACGACACGGAGCAGCTCTCCACACTGAGCACGAGTCGCGCGTAG
- a CDS encoding CGNR zinc finger domain-containing protein translates to MENAVNVNAETNEQRAFIAISGHRALDLLATLRDRHRDPIECLRDPADLDRWLKAVGLPLGASARASDVQDARRLREAINDLTRAVLAQRSPPAGAVRELNEWARRSALAPQTDSALTLEWAADEPVHGALALVAREAVELLTGPERALIRECAAAPECSRVYLDRSRSGRRRWCHMDWCGSRAKMASYRQRQRQREAQPAT, encoded by the coding sequence GTGGAGAACGCGGTCAACGTCAATGCGGAGACGAACGAGCAGCGGGCGTTCATCGCGATCTCAGGTCACCGTGCGCTCGACCTGCTCGCGACCCTGCGCGACCGTCACCGAGATCCGATCGAGTGCCTGCGTGATCCGGCCGACCTCGACCGCTGGCTAAAGGCGGTGGGGCTGCCGCTGGGGGCAAGTGCCCGCGCGTCGGACGTGCAGGATGCGCGGCGGCTCCGGGAGGCGATCAACGATCTCACCCGTGCTGTGCTTGCCCAGCGCTCGCCGCCGGCAGGCGCCGTTCGCGAGCTGAACGAGTGGGCGCGGCGGTCCGCGCTCGCTCCCCAAACCGACTCTGCGCTCACGCTCGAGTGGGCGGCGGATGAGCCCGTGCACGGGGCGCTGGCGCTGGTCGCGCGTGAGGCGGTGGAGCTTCTCACCGGCCCCGAGCGCGCGCTGATCCGCGAATGTGCCGCCGCGCCGGAGTGCTCGCGCGTGTACCTCGACCGTTCGCGCTCCGGCCGGCGGCGCTGGTGTCACATGGACTGGTGCGGCAGCCGCGCGAAGATGGCGAGCTATCGGCAGCGGCAGCGGCAGCGCGAGGCCCAGCCGGCGACCTAG